The Bacillota bacterium genome includes a window with the following:
- a CDS encoding aldehyde ferredoxin oxidoreductase family protein, whose product MFGYAGKMLDIDLTGLTVKEIPLDEELKRTYVSGLGINTKILYEQLPAGVDPLGPENILCFGVGVLVGTNIPTACRTEASAKSPATGLFGTSSSGNYWGSELKFAGYDGLILRGRADSPVYLWIHNGKVEIRSADHLWGKDAWETISLIRQDLQDEEIQVATIGPAGEKLCRFASIENGYYDAWGRTGLGAVMGSKNLKAIAVRGTGSIKVASKKELLEAVDQTRKAIYASPFFGPFSKFGTMLATVPYYEFGALPGRNFQTGVLPNWMETRSRQMVPKYSNRGIACISCPIACAHWTEVKDGPYAGLKVKDMEVTPLMAFAAGCDLNNIPAVAKATELCQRYGVDLVSAGSTIAFATELYQRGFLTEEQIGFKLEWGDEEATFKLLEMIVYRQGIGDILAEGTKRAAEKIPGTDYYAMQIKGLEIPMADARGRWSTWTFGNITNIRGGDHLRNRNPVENLKFNDNPIPYKTEKFGFPDKLYERFDMPEKIKQEVFDPETKDVNIPKMSKWSEDLISVYNTIGMCIRPPVLQAVGPTLLAKLYSTLTGINLTAEELMQVGERVWNLQKLFNIREGENKADSVYPKRFYQEPLPEGPSQGRVLDPAKVQETLEDYYEARGWERETGIPTKEKLAELGITG is encoded by the coding sequence ATGTTTGGATACGCGGGTAAAATGCTGGATATCGACCTGACCGGGTTGACCGTAAAAGAGATCCCACTGGATGAAGAACTGAAAAGGACTTACGTCAGTGGTCTAGGTATCAATACGAAAATTCTTTATGAACAGTTGCCAGCGGGGGTAGACCCGCTTGGCCCGGAGAATATTCTTTGTTTTGGGGTTGGGGTACTGGTAGGCACCAATATACCGACTGCCTGTCGCACCGAGGCCTCAGCCAAATCGCCAGCCACCGGTTTGTTCGGCACCTCCAGCTCGGGCAACTACTGGGGAAGTGAGCTTAAATTTGCGGGCTATGATGGGTTAATCCTGCGGGGGCGGGCGGATTCGCCAGTTTACCTGTGGATTCATAATGGGAAGGTAGAGATCCGCTCGGCTGATCACCTGTGGGGGAAAGATGCCTGGGAGACAATTTCCCTCATCCGGCAAGATCTCCAGGACGAGGAAATTCAAGTAGCCACCATCGGACCAGCGGGAGAAAAGCTGTGCCGTTTTGCTAGTATCGAAAATGGTTATTATGACGCCTGGGGTCGGACCGGCCTGGGGGCAGTCATGGGCTCGAAGAATCTGAAAGCCATTGCGGTGCGTGGCACTGGCAGTATCAAGGTGGCCAGCAAGAAGGAGCTCCTCGAAGCGGTCGACCAGACCCGTAAAGCGATCTATGCCTCACCTTTCTTCGGTCCGTTCAGTAAGTTCGGGACGATGCTGGCCACGGTGCCATATTATGAGTTTGGTGCCCTTCCTGGCCGAAATTTCCAGACCGGCGTGTTACCGAACTGGATGGAAACGCGGAGCCGCCAGATGGTGCCGAAGTACAGCAATCGGGGAATCGCCTGTATCTCATGTCCGATCGCCTGCGCCCACTGGACCGAGGTTAAGGACGGACCTTATGCAGGTCTGAAGGTTAAGGATATGGAAGTCACGCCGTTGATGGCTTTCGCGGCCGGCTGTGACCTTAACAACATCCCAGCGGTAGCCAAGGCAACGGAACTGTGTCAGCGGTATGGGGTGGACCTGGTTTCTGCGGGTTCAACCATCGCTTTTGCCACGGAGCTATACCAGCGTGGATTTTTGACGGAGGAACAGATCGGGTTCAAGCTGGAGTGGGGCGATGAAGAAGCTACTTTTAAACTTCTGGAGATGATCGTTTACCGCCAGGGAATCGGGGATATCCTGGCCGAGGGGACGAAGAGAGCGGCAGAAAAGATCCCCGGGACTGATTACTACGCCATGCAGATCAAGGGTTTGGAAATCCCCATGGCCGACGCACGTGGCCGTTGGTCAACCTGGACGTTTGGTAATATCACCAATATTCGCGGTGGCGATCACTTGCGCAACCGCAACCCGGTGGAAAACTTGAAGTTCAACGACAACCCGATCCCATATAAGACGGAAAAGTTTGGTTTCCCAGATAAACTCTACGAGCGCTTTGACATGCCCGAGAAAATTAAACAGGAAGTTTTTGATCCAGAAACCAAGGATGTCAACATCCCCAAGATGTCCAAGTGGTCTGAAGACTTAATTTCCGTGTACAACACAATCGGGATGTGCATTCGTCCACCAGTGCTGCAGGCGGTTGGCCCAACCCTGCTGGCCAAATTATACTCAACCCTCACCGGGATTAACCTGACCGCTGAAGAGCTGATGCAGGTGGGAGAAAGGGTCTGGAACCTGCAGAAGTTATTTAATATTCGGGAGGGGGAAAACAAAGCTGACAGCGTTTATCCAAAACGCTTCTATCAAGAACCGCTCCCAGAAGGTCCGAGCCAGGGGCGGGTGCTCGACCCAGCGAAGGTTCAGGAAACGCTGGAGGATTACTACGAGGCCCGCGGCTGGGAGCGGGAGACCGGTATTCCCACTAAAGAGAAACTGGCTGAACTGGGTATAACCGGGTAA